The Arachis hypogaea cultivar Tifrunner chromosome 16, arahy.Tifrunner.gnm2.J5K5, whole genome shotgun sequence genome contains a region encoding:
- the LOC112697907 gene encoding allene oxide synthase 1, chloroplastic-like: protein MTSSTLPSSLFLQLDFPSIRATTSNKLSLPSTNSNRSSFHVFPIRASVSERPTPSVSVPPTRKPGQTNSLPSEPTINNLPMRKIPGDLGIPIIGPLKDRQDYFYNQGRDEFFKSRIQKYQSTVFRANMPPGPFISNSPNVVVLLDAKSFPTLFDVSKVEKRDVFTGTYMPSTELTGGYRVLAYLDPSEAKHGLLKRLMFFLLKSRRENVIPEFRSSYTEFFESLESELSEKGKADFALANDQAAFNFLARSLFGSNPGDTELGTDGPGIVQKWVLFQLSPILRLGLPQFIEDSVFHNFRLPPKLIKKQYQRLYDFFYESSGFMLDEGERLGISREEACHNLVFATCFNSFGGMKLFFPNVMKWIGRAGVKLHARLAAEIRAAVKEAGGEVTMATMEKMELMKSVVYEALRIDPPVPLQYGKAKRDLVIESHEHAFQVKAGEMLFGYQPFATKDPKIFDRAEEFVGDRFMGEEGEKLLKYVIWSNGPETENPSVSNKQCAGKDFVVLVSRLLVVELFLRYDSFEIQVGTSPLGSKITLTSLKRASF, encoded by the exons ATGACATCATCAACATTGCCATCTTCTCTATTCCTCCAACTAGATTTCCCATCAATAAGGGCGACAACTTCCAACAAGCTCTCACTTCCATCAACAAACTCAAACCGCTCTTCTTTCCATGTATTTCCAATCCGGGCTTCCGTGTCGGAGAGACCGACACCGTCAGTATCGGTTCCTCCAACACGCAAGCCCGGACAAACAAATTCTTTACCAAGTGAGCCAACCATCAACAACCTACCGATGAGGAAGATCCCGGGGGACCTTGGGATCCCAATAATCGGTCCTTTAAAAGACCGTCAGGATTACTTCTACAACCAAGGGCGTGACGAGTTTTTCAAATCAAGAATCCAAAAATATCAGTCAACCGTTTTCCGCGCCAACATGCCACCTGGACCGTTCATCTCAAACTCACCAAACGTCGTCGTTTTGCTCGACGCCAAGTCTTTTCCCACGCTTTTTGACGTCTCGAAAGTCGAAAAGCGTGACGTGTTCACGGGAACCTACATGCCGTCGACTGAACTCACCGGCGGTTACAGAGTCCTCGCTTACCTGGATCCTTCAGAAGCAAAACACGGCCTTCTGAAAAGGTTAATGTTTTTTCTCTTGAAATCGCGTCGTGAAAACGTGATTCCTGAGTTCCGTTCAAGCTACACGGAGTTCTTCGAGTCCTTGGAATCAGAGCTTTCTGAGAAAGGAAAAGCCGATTTTGCCCTCGCGAACGATCAAGCAGCTTTTAACTTCTTAGCGCGATCGCTCTTCGGTTCAAACCCCGGCGACACCGAACTCGGTACGGACGGGCCAGGAATCGTTCAGAAGTGGGTTCTGTTTCAACTCAGTCCGATTCTGCGACTCGGTTTGCCTCAGTTCATCGAAGATTCTGTTTTCCACAACTTCCGTCTTCCGCCGAAGTTAATCAAGAAGCAGTACCAGAGGCTCTACGATTTCTTCTACGAATCTTCGGGATTCATGCTGGATGAAGGTGAGAGATTGGGAATCTCGAGAGAGGAAGCGTGCCATAACCTAGTTTTTGCGACGTGCTTCAATTCGTTCGGAGGCATGAAGCTGTTCTTCCCAAACGTGATGAAGTGGATCGGGAGGGCGGGGGTGAAGTTGCACGCGCGGCTTGCAGCGGAGATTAGGGCGGCGGTGAAGGAGGCCGGTGGAGAGGTTACGATGGCGACTATGGAGAAGATGGAGCTAATGAAGTCGGTGGTGTACGAGGCGCTTAGGATTGATCCGCCTGTGCCGTTGCAGTATGGCAAAGCCAAACGGGACTTGGTCATTGAAAGCCATGAACATGCTTTTCAG GTGAAAGCAGGGGAAATGCTATTTGGGTACCAACCATTTGcaaccaaagatccaaagattttcGACAGAGCCGAGGAATTTGTTGGGGACAGGTTCATGGGAGAGGAAGGGGAGAAGTTGTTGAAGTATGTCATTTGGTCCAATGGTCCTGAAACCGAAAATCCCAGTGTTTCCAACAAGCAATGTGCTGGGAAGGATTTTGTTGTGCTTGTTTCAAGGCTTCTTGTTGTTGAACTCTTTCTTCGTTATGATTCCTTTGAGATTCAAGTTGGAACTTCACCTTTGGGCTCTAAGATTACCCTCACTTCTCTCAAGAGAGCTAGCTTCTAA
- the LOC112697908 gene encoding exocyst complex component SEC3A has product MAKPSADDGELRRACTAAIEDPHQKIVMAIRVAKSHGILGKSSKLGRQMAKPRVLALSMQSKGQRTTAFLHVLKYSTGGVLEPAKLYKLKYLSKVEVLTNDPSGCTFTLGFDNLRSQSVAPPQWTMRNIDDRNRLLLRILNTCKDVLGRLPKVVGIDVVEMALWAKENTPTAPAQSKVRDGVPVASAVSETELKVNVEKELVSQAEEEDMEALLGTYVIGVGEAEAFSERLKRELQALEAANVHAILESEPLMDGVMQGLESATNCVDDMDEWLNIFNVKLRHMREDIESIESRNNKLVMQSVNNKSLIEELDKLLEGLNVPPEYASSLTGGSFDEARMLQNVEACEWLTGALRGLEAPNLDPAYANMRAVKEKRAELEKLKTTFVRRASEFLRNYFASLVDFMISDKSYFSQRGQLKRPDHADLRYKCRTYARLLQHLKSLDKNCLGPLRKAYCSSLNLLLRREAREFANELRASTKASRNPTVWLEGSTGSGQNVNATDTSTVSDAYAKMLTIFIPLLVDESSFFAHFMCFEVPTLVPPGGVVNGNKPEYDDDDDLGIMDIDDNDSKSGKNSAELAALNESLQDLLDGIQEDFYAVVDWAYKIDPLRCISMHGITERYLSGQKADAAGFVRLLLGDLEARISMQFGRFVDEACHQIERNERNVRQVGVLSYIPRFATLATRMEQYIQGQSRDLVDQAYTKFVSIMFATLEKIAQTDPKYADIFLLENYAAFQNSLYDLANIVPTLAKFYHQASEAYEQACTRHISMIIYYQFERLFQFHRRIEDLMFTVAPEEIPFQLGLSKMDLRKMLKSSLSGVDKSIAAMYKKLQKNLTSEELLPSLWDKCKKEFVDKYESFAQLVAKIYPNENIPSVTEMRELLASM; this is encoded by the exons ATGGCCAAACCGAGTGCCGACGATGGCGAGCTCCGGCGGGCATGCACGGCGGCGATTGAGGATCCCCACCAGAAGATCGTGATGGCGATCAGAGTAGCGAAATCCCACGGGATCTTGGGAAAATCTTCCAAGCTTGGCCGCCAGATGGCGAAGCCAAGGGTTCTTGCTCTCTCCA TGCAATCAAAAGGTCAGAGGACAACAGCATTTCTTCATGTTTTGAAGTATTCTACGGGAGGAGTTCTTGAG CCTGCTAAACTATACAAGCTGAAGTACCTCTCAAAAGTGGAAGTTTTGACAAATGACCCCAGTGGATGTACATTTACGctg GGATTTGATAACCTCAGAAGCCAGAGCGTGGCTCCTCCTCAGTGGACAATGCGCAATATTGATGACAG GAATCGCCTCCTTCTTCGCATCCTGAACACATGCAAAGATGTTTTGGGTCGCCTCCCTAAGGTTGTTGGTATAGATGTTGTTGAGATGGCTCTTTGGGCTAAG GAAAATACACCCACGGCTCCTGCTCAGAGTAAAGTTCGAGATGGTGTTCCTGTTGCTTCTGCTGTTTCTGAGACGGAATTGAAAGTCAATGTCGAAAAGGAACTTGTCTCCCAGGCAGAGGAAGAGGACATGGAGGCTCTTTTGGGAAC TTATGTCATAGGTGTTGGTGAAGCTGAGGCATTTTCTGAAAGGTTGAAGAGAGAGCTTCAAGCTCTAGAAGCAGCAAACGTGCATGCCATTTTAGAAAGTGAACCTTTGATGGATGGG GTGATGCAAGGACTTGAGTCAGCAACAAATTGTGTGGATGACATGGATGAATGGTTAAACATATTTAACGTGAAACTCCGGCACATGAGAGAGGACATTGAATCA ATAGAATCCCGCAATAACAAATTGGTAATGCAATCGGTGAACAACAAATCTCTTATTGAGGAGCTCGATAAGCTTCTTGAAGGATTGAATGTCCCTCCAGAG TATGCATCAAGTTTGACAGGAGGTTCATTTGATGAAGCTAGAATGCTTCAGAATGTAGAAGCATGTGAATGGTTGACTGGTGCCTTACGTGGTCTTGAAGCGCCTAATCTAGACCCTGCATATGCAAATATGAGAGCT GTTAAAGAGAAGCGTgcagaacttgaaaaattaaaaactacttTTGTTAGGAGAGCATCAGAATTCTTGAGGAATTACTTTGCTAGTTTGGTGGATTTCATGATAAGTGATAAAAGCTACTTCTCTCAG CGAGGACAGTTGAAGAGGCCTGATCATGCGGATTTGCGGTACAAATGCAGGACATATGCACGTCTCTTGCAACACTTGAAG AGTCTTGACAAGAATTGCTTGGGTCCATTGAGAAAAGCTTATTGCAGTTCTCTAAATTTGCTTCTTCGCCGAGAG GCTCGTGAATTTGCAAATGAACTTCGTGCTAGTACTAAAGCATCTAGGAACCCCACGGTTTGGCTTGAAGGTTCTACAGGTTCTGGTCAGAATGTCAATGCCACTGACACTTCAACAGTCTCTGATGCTTACGCAAAGATGCTAACAatttttatcccacttctggtggaTGAG AGTTCATTTTTTGCACACTTCATGTGCTTTGAAGTTCCTACGCTTGTTCCTCCAGGAGGTGTTGTTAATGGTAATAAACCTGAatatgatgacgatgatgatttAGGAATTATGGACATTGATGACAATGACAGTAAATCTG GTAAAAATTCTGCCGAGCTTGCAGCTTTAAACGAATCACTTCAGGATTTGCTTGATGGAATTCAA gaaGACTTCTACGCGGTTGTAGATTGGGCATACAAGATTGATCCCTTGCGCTGCATATCAATGCATGGAATAACGGAACGATATCTTTCTGGTCAGAAAGCTGATGCAGCAGGATTTGTACGCCTTTTGCTTGGTGACCTAGAGGCTCGTATATCTATGCAGTTTGGCCGT TTTGTTGATGAAGCTTGCCATCAAATTGAAAGGAATGAACGCAATGTTCGCCAAGTTGGTGTCCTATCCTACATTCCCAG ATTTGCAACCCTGGCAACTCGGATGGAGCAGTATATTCAGGGACAGTCTAGGGATTTGGTAGACCAGGCATACACAAAATTT GTTAGCATAATGTTTGCGACTTTGGAAAAAATAGCACAAACAGATCCAAAGTATGCTGATATTTTTCTCTTAGAGAACTATGCCGCCTTTCAAAATAG TTTGTATGACCTTGCCAACATTGTGCCTACTTTGGCTAAGTTTTATCACCAGGCTAGTGAAGCCTATGAGCAAGCTTGTACGCGCCATATTAGCATGATAATCTATTAT CAATTCGAGCGCCTTTTTCAATTTCATCGGAGGATTGAGGACTTGATGTTCACAGTTGCACCTGAGGAG ATTCCTTTCCAACTCGGGCTATCAAAGATGGATCTTCGAAAGATGCTAAAATCCAGTTTATCGGGG GTTGACAAGTCCATTGCTGCAATGTacaagaaattgcagaagaacttGACTTCAGAAGAACTATTACCCTCCTTATGGGATAAATGCAAG AAGGAATTTGTTGACAAGTACGAAAGTTTTGCACAACTTGTGGCTAAGATTTACCCTAATGAGAATATCCCTTCGGTAACAGAGATGAGAGAACTTTTAGCCTCCATGTAA